Proteins encoded together in one Impatiens glandulifera chromosome 1, dImpGla2.1, whole genome shotgun sequence window:
- the LOC124940728 gene encoding protein FAR1-RELATED SEQUENCE 5-like, which yields MESGSTSCRRLNFEANEECQDDGVKVINEGLNNKIDLENIEAPISEDFLPSIGQEFESEEDAYQFYLTYARRIGFSIRKSRCHINKSGEMLDRVLFCSAQGKKEIDKRRDLYVKNKRAETRFGCEAKMKISRRSNGKLCVVQFVREHNHYLTSPNKTHFLRSHRKISSSAAIQIEMASEVGIPQKACHDLMARQVGGREFLGFIPKDYKNYLRSKRTRNVMVGDSGGVLEYLQKQQLQDPNFFYAIQLDEDDLITNIYWSDAKMRADYGHFGDVICFDTTYRKNNEGRPIALFVGVNHHKQSIIFGVSLLYDETSMSFEWLFDTFSKAMREKKPITILTDQDASMAKALTLKWPETHHRLCIWHIYQNAAIHLSGVFSQFKGFAKDFASCIYDFDEERDFITAWNQMLTQYSLEENDWLRRMFQLREKWALVYGRHIFCADMTTTQRSESMNSIVKRYVTYKHKFLDFFNHFERLLEDRRYEELKAETRSKVSAPFLEFPIEILKQASSIYTPEIYKCFQTEWCKSHDTSVRIIENDGTLTKYEINPLRKSYNNHIVIVDLSCGKFECDCKKIDFTGILCSHILKIFTINNIVKIPNKFIRKRWTREAKVGYFEVNESTSDQTSLSTKVLQSMRYQELCGLYVQLVTKAAERNDTYKVAKDDILRTLKSMDEMLQVGESNATNILKEVEISVRDSHGIKGIKRKEKTMSGKRLKGALERMSKRRKRSSKTKQTSTLENVRPHSMHGTQSLQPLPTQHSQSIFVSTGQHLLAESSQSSMRWDAYGFAVRPQHVQRYREYATIYKVFLFFSS from the exons ATGGAAAGTGGATCTACAAGTTGTCGTCGATTGAATTTTGAAGCAAATGAAGAGTGTCAGGATGATGGCGTGAAAGTTATTAATGAAG ggTTGAACAATAAAATTGATTTGGAGAACATTGAGGCACCTATATCAGAAGACTTTCTACCTAGTATAGGTCAAGAATTTGAAAGTGAAGAAGATGCTTATCAGTTTTATTTGACATATGCTAGAAGGATTGGATTTAGCATAAGAAAATCTAGATGTCATATTAATAAATCAGGTGAAATGTTGGATAGAGTGTTATTTTGCAGTGCACAAGGCAAAAAGGAAATAGATAAACGTCGTGATCTTTATGTGAAAAACAAACGTGCTGAAACACGGTTTGGTTGCGAAGCTAAAATGAAGATTAGTCGTCGAAGTAATGGCAAATTATGCGTGGTTCAATTTGTGAGAGAGCATAATCACTATCTCACAAGTCCCAACAAAACACATTTCCTTAGATCCCATAGAAAAATATCTTCTTCTGCAGCGATACAAATTGAGATGGCTAGTGAAGTTGGAATCCCCCAAAAAGCATGTCATGATCTTATGGCTAGACAAGTGGGTGGGAGAGAGTTTTTAGGTTTTATCCCtaaagattacaaaaattatttgcgTTCTAAAAGAACAAGAAACGTGATGGTTGGGGATTCAGGAGGTGTATTGGAATATTTGCAAAAACAACAGTTACAAGATCCTAATTTTTTCTATGCTATTCAACTTGATGAAGATGACctaataactaatatttattggTCTGATGCTAAGATGAGAGCTGATTACGGTCATTTTGGAGATGTTATTTGTTTTGACACAACTTATAGGAAGAACAATGAAGGTCGTCCAATTGCGTTGTTTGTAGGTGTTAATCATCATAAACAATCGATAATTTTTGGTGTATCTTTATTGTATGATGAGACATCTATGTCATTCGAGTGGTTATTTGATACATTTAGTAAAGCCATGAGGGAGAAAAAACCAATAACTATTCTCACAGATCAAGATGCATCCATGGCAAAGGCTTTAACTTTGAAATGGCCAGAGACACATCATCGTTTATGCATTTGGCACATTTATCAAAATGCTGCAATACATTTGAGTGGCGTTTTTTCACAGTTTAAAGGCTTTGCTAAAGATTTTGCCTcttgtatatatgattttgatgaagagaGAGATTTTATTACAGCATGGAATCAGATGTTGACTCAGTATTCATTAGAAGAAAATGATTGGCTTCGGCGCATGTTTCAGTTAAGAGAAAAATGGGCTTTGGTGTATGGCCGACATATATTTTGCGCAGATATGACTACAACCCAAAGAAGTGAAAGTATGAATAGCATTGTAAAAAGGTATGTCAcatacaaacacaagtttttggACTTTTTCAATCATTTCGAAAGACTACTTGAGGATCGTCGATACGAAGAGTTAAAAGCTGAAACACGGTCTAAAGTAAGTGCTCCATTCTTGGAATTTCCAATTGAAATTTTGAAGCAAGCAAGTAGTATTTATACCCCCGAAATATACAAGTGTTTTCAAACTGAGTGGTGCAAATCTCATGATACTAGTGTCAGAATAATCGAGAATGATGGAACTCTtacaaaatatgaaattaatccTCTCCGAAAGAGTTACAACAATCATATCGTTATAGTTGATTTATCGTGTGGAAAATTTGAATGCGATTgcaaaaaaattgattttactGGAATTTTATGTtcacatattttgaaaatatttacgATAAACAATATCGTAAAGATTCCAAATAAGTTCATACGAAAAAGGTGGACACGAGAAGCTAAGGTTGGATATTTTGAAGTTAATGAATCAACTAGTGACCAAACTAGTTTGTCTACAAAAGTATTGCAAAGTATGCGATATCAAGAACTGTGTGGACTGTATGTTCAGTTGGTAACCAAGGCAGCGGAGAGGAATGATACATATAAGGTTGCTAAAGATGATATTTTGCGTACGTTGAAGTCGATGGATGAGATGTTACAAGTTGGTGAATCAAATGCCACGAATATTTTAAAAGAGGTAGAAATTAGTGTAAGAGACTCTCATGGAATTAAAGGGATTAAAAGGAAGGAGAAAACAATGTCGGGTAAAAGGTTGAAAGGTGCCCTAGAGAGAATgtcaaaaagaagaaaaagatcaAGTAAAACCAAACAAACATCAACACTTGAGAATGTTCGACCACACTCTATGCATGGAACTCAGTCTCTACAACCTCTTCCAACACAACATTCGCAG TCAATTTTTGTGAGCACTGGTCAACATCTCTTGGCTGAAAGTTCGCAGTCTTCAATGCGATG GGATGCTTATGGTTTTGCTGTAAGACCTCAACATGTACAAAGATACCGTGAATATGCTACTATATACAAGGTTTTCCTATTCTTCTCTTCTTAA